The Staphylococcus saprophyticus subsp. saprophyticus ATCC 15305 = NCTC 7292 genome contains the following window.
TCCAAAGTAGTATCATCATAGTTTGGCATGAATGGTACTGTTTCTTTATTAATATCTCTTAAAAGTTCTTCAGAAATACGACTTAACTTAGCTTCTGTATAACGCATTGCTGCAGCCGGGTCATTGTCGATACTACCGTTATTCCCTTGCATTTCTATGAGCACATGACACAGCTTCCATCCCTGACTGAGTCTTACCATAGCATCATACACAGATGAGTCGCCATGAGGGTGATACTGTCCAATTACGTCACCGACTGTTTTAGCACTTTTACGGAAATTTTTATCATATGTGTTACCACTAGAATACATAGCATACAAAATACGTCTTTGAACAGGTTTGAGCCCATCACGAACGTCTGGCAATGCACGCTCTTGAATGATGTATTTACTATATCTACCAAAACGATCGCCAATAACATCTTCTAGCGATAAATCTTGAATTATTTCACTCAATTGATTTCCTCCTCATTAGGATGTTCCTGTTCTAAAATTTGGATTTCATTATTGTCTAATATACTTTGTTCTTCTTGTAATCCAAATTCAACATGGTTTTCTATCCATTCACGTCTAGGCGCAACTTTGTCACCCATTAATGTTGTTACACGTTTAGAAGAACGTAATTCATCTTCAACTTGAACTCTGATGAGTGTTCTTGTATCTGGGTTCATTGTCGTTTCCCATAATTGATCAGCGTTCATTTCACCTAAACCTTTATAACGTTGTAATGAGAAACCTTTGCCTAATTTTTTTTGTAATTTTTCTAATTCTTCATCAGTCCATGCGTATTCGATTTTTCTTGAGGCGCCTTTCCCTTTTTCTAATTTATAGAGGGGGGGTAAGGCAATAAATACCCTTCCAGCTTCTACAAGTGGTTTCATATATTTAAAGAAAAATGTTAATAACAGTACTTGTATATGTGCACCATCCGTATCCGCATCAGTCATAATAATTATTCTGTTATAATTACTATCTTCAATTTTAAATTCATTACCAACACCAGCACCAATAGTATGAATAATCGTATTAATTTCTTCATTTTTAAATATGTCATCTAGACGTGCTTTTTCTGTGTTAATGACTTTACCTCTTAAAGGCAGAATAGCCTGGTATTTACGATCTCTACCTAATTTTGCTGAACCACCTGCTGAGTCACCCTCAACAAGATAAAGTTCTTTCTTCTCAGTATTTTTACTTTGAGCTGGTGTTAATTTACCTGAAAGTAAAGTATCTTTACGTTTATTTTTCTTACCGGAACGTGCATCTTCACGAGCTTTACGCGCAGCTTCTCTAGCTTGTTGTGCTTTCAGCGCTTTTTTAACAAGTGATTTTGATAACTGACCTTTTTCTTCTAAATAATATGGAAGTTTGTCTGCTACTACAGAATCCACTGCACTTCTAGCTTCTGGTGTACCCAATTTAGACTTTGTTTGTCCTTCAAATTGAAGTAACTCTTCCGGAATACGGATGGAAATAATAGCTGTTAACCCTTCTCTAATATCATTTCCATCTAAATTTTTATCTTTTTCTTTTAGTTCATTAATACGGCGTGCATAATCATTAAATACACGTGTCATTGCAGATTTGAAGCCAACTTCATGTGTACCCCCGTCTTTTGTACGCACATTATTAACGAAGCTCAAAATACCTTCTGAATATTGATCATTGTATTGGAATGCAACTTCAACTTCGATATTATTAGCTTCACCAGAAAAGTCGGCTACATCATGTAAAACTTCTTTGCCTTCATTAACATAAGCAACGAATTCTTTAATACCATCTTCATAGTGAAAAACATCTTCACGTTCTTTTCCAGCTCTTAAGTCTTTCAATGTTATTTTAAGACGCTTTAGTAAAAAAGCTGACTCCTGAAGTCGCTCACTTAAAACATCATAATTAAAAGATGTTGCTGATTTAAATATCTCTGGATCTGGTTTAAATGTCACCTTAGTTCCAGTCTTTTTAGTCTTCCCGTGTTTAACCAAACCAGTTGTTGGTTTACCACCTTGTGCAAAACTTTGAGTATAGATATTGCCATCTCTGTATATTTCTACTTCTAACCATTCACTTAATGCATTAACAACGGAGGCACCAACACCATGTAATCCACCTGATGTTTTATATCCGCCTTGTCCAAATTTTCCACCAGCATGAAGTATTGTGAAAATGACTTGTACTGTAGGTTTTCCAGATGTATGTATACCTGTTGGCATCCCACGACCATTATCTTCAATTGTAATGCTTTCATCTTTATTAATTGTAACTTGGATTTCGCTACCAAAACCATTTAATACTTCATCGACGGAATTATCGACAACTTCATATACTAGATGATGTAATCCACGTTTATCGGTAGAACCAATATACATCCCAGGTCTTTTTCTTACGGCCTCTAATCCCTCAAGTACCTGAATGGAATCATCCGAATAATTATTTTTCTTATTCATTGCCAATCGTTTCGCCCTCCTACAAACGTACGTTCGTTTTTAAAACTATACATTAGTTATTCTTATATAAATCTTGATAAAATGCAAGTATCAAATGAATTTTCAATTGAGAAATAATACCCATTTTAAATTTTCATTCGTATTATCCTATGCTTATATGGTAAAATAATTTTAATGTCATTAAAGGATGTGGATTATATATGATGATTGTAATCATGTTAATACTAAGTTACCTTATCGGTGCTTTCCCAAGTGGCTATGTAATAGGTAAACTATTTTTCAAAAAAGATATCCGTCAATTCGGAAGTGGTAACACTGGGGCAACAAACAGCTTTAGAGTATTAGGAAAACCTGCTGGATTTCTTGTAACTTTCCTAGATATATTTAAAGGGTTCATTGTAGTGTTCTTTCCACTATGGTTACCTGTCCAAGCTGAAGGCCCAATAACTACATTTTTCACAAATGGACTTATTGTTGGTGCTTTTGCAATTTTAGGCCATGTATATCCAGTTTATCTTGGATTCAAAGGAGGAAAAGCCGTTGCAACAAGTGCTGGTGTCATACTAGGTGTCAATCCTGTCTTATTATTAATATTAGCAGCAATTTTCTTTGGAATATTATATTTAACAAAATATGTATCGTTATCAAGTATCATTGCATCTATTTGTTGCGTCATTGGTGCATTATTAATTCGAGACTATATCCTATTTATTGTTAGTATTGGTGTCGGTGTATTGCTCATTATTAGACATCGAACTAATATTGTAAGGATATTTAAGGGTGAAGAACCTAAAATTAAATGGATGTAACTATTACAATAGTCGTTCTACAAAATAATATGTTGTAAACAAAATTTGAGCTGGGGCGTTAATGCCTCCAGCTTTTTTATATCACATATTGAATCGTAAGATTTAAACACAGCTTTATGATCATTAATTCTATTATACTACTTATATGTATCATTATCATGCGTTATATATATTTCTCCGCATTGTAGAATGATTTGACATAACTAATTGAAAAATTATGTTATACTACTTTTAATATTACTGAAAGTGGGTAATATATAAAAATACTAATTCAATTTAGTTGCCAATAGTCATAAGTTAAGTACTTGTGAACCGAAAGGAGACTTTTATTATGGAAATAGAACTTTCAAATAATGCCGTGTCTTGGTTTAAAGAAGAACTTGAATTACCTGAAGGTGACAAAGTCTTACAATTCTTTGTACGTTATGGTGGCGAATTCCAATTAAAACAAGGATTCAGTCCTGCATTTAGCGTTGACAAAAAAGAGGATGTTGAAATTGGTTATGAAAATCATTACGACGGTTTAGATGTCGTAATTGCTGAAAAAGATTTATGGTATTTTGAAGACCATAATTTATTTATTGACGTAAATGATGGCATTGATGAAATTTCATATGCTACAAAATAACCTATATAATAAAAAGCGCCTGGCTCAAGTGTCAGACGCTTTTTATTATATATAGATATAGATATTAACCACTTCGTTTTATAAGCCGTTTATGACCTCTAAGCACTCTCCAGCCTTGTTTCTTTTATCAACTTCACTATAAGTTGCATGCCACTCAGGGAAATATTTATCTAATCTAATTGGTTTGAAATCTTCTTTTTTTATACAAGTCAATGCCGTTGAACCTGTTGTTGCAAGTTCCCCTGCTTCATTATAGATTTCATATTTATATATGGATCGCAAACGTGAATATCTTTCAACCCATGTTTTTATTGTTACTTTTTCCGGATAAAAGATCGATTTAATATACTTGATATCTAAATCGATTACTGGCGAAATAATACCACTATCTTCCATATCCTTATAACTAAAACCTAGTTTAGAAATATAATCTGTTCTTGCTACTTCAAACCACGTAGGATAATTACCATGATAGATTACACCCATTTGATCAGTTTCTGAATAACGTGCTTCAATTTGTGTCATACTGTAAATCATTTTTGCATCCTCTTTTCAATATTTCTACTGATACATATCATACCTTAAATATTAACATAAAAAAGATGGACTAGCATATGGCCAGTCCATCAGTAAACTTATTATACAGGTTTGTTTTTTTATTGTTGTCCAGCTAGCTTATTTCTTAATACAAGTTGTAAGATACCACCATGACGATAGTAATCCATTTCTACATTTGAGTCGAAACGAGCAATAGCTTTAAATTCAATTACCTCACCATTGTCTTTTTTAGCTTGTACTTTAACTAAGTCGTGTGGCTTAACATTTTCATCAATGTCTACAGAGATAACTTCAGTACCATCGATACCTAAACTATCAGCTGATTCGCCCTCTTGGAATTGTAGCGGCAATACGCCCATCATTACTAAGTTTGAACGGTGAATACGTTCGTAACTCTGCGCAATAACTGTTTTAACGCCTAATAAGTTTGTACCTTTGGCTGCCCAGTCACGTGAAGAACCCATACCGTAGTCGTTACCTGCTAATACAACTAATCCAGTACCGTTTTCTTTATATTTCATAGCTGCATCAAATATAGACATTTGTTCACCTGTAGGCCAGTAAGTAGTATAGCCACCTTCAGTACCAGGTGCAAGTTGGTTTTTAATACGAATATTCGCAAATGTACCACGCACCATAACTTCATGGTTACCACGACGAGAACCATATGAGTTAAATTGACGAATTGGCACGCCATGTTCAATTAAATATTTACCTGCTGGTGTATCTTTACCAATCGCACCTGCTGGAGAAATATGGTCTGTCGTTACAGAATCACCAAATTTACCCATTACTCGTAAATTATTTAATGAATCAATTGTTCCTGGTTCTTTAGATAAACCTTGGAAAAATGAAGGATTTTGGATATAAGTTGATTCTGGATCAAAATCATATAAAGGTTGATCCGTTACATCAATTTCATTCCACATTTCGTTATTGTTATATACAGTTTCGTACTCTTCTTTAAATAAATCTGGTGTAACAACAGTATCAACTGTGTCTGAAACTTCTTTGATTGATGGCCAAATATCTTTTAGATATACATCTTCGCCATCTTTACCTTTACCAAGTGGTTCATTTTGTAAGTCAATATCTACTGTACCAGCTAAAGCATAAGCAACCACTAATTGTGGTGATGCTAAATAGTTAGCTTTAACTAATGGATGAATACGACCTTCAAAGTTACGGTTACCTGATAAAACAGAAGTAACAAGTAAATCTTCTTCAGCAATCGCTTTTTCAATTTCTTCTAATAATGGACCAGAGTTACCGATACATGTTGTACAACCATAACCAACAAGGTTGAATCCTAAGTCATCAAGATATTCATTTAAACCAGAATCTCTTAAATAACCAGTAACAACTTTTGAACCTGGAGCTAATGATGTTTTAACATATTCAGGTACTTTAAGACCTTTTTCAACTGCTTTTTTAGCAACAAGTCCAGCACCTAACATAACATATGGGTTAGATGTATTCGTACATGAAGTAATCGCAGCGATCGCTAAATCACCCGTCTTCATAGTTGTTGAAGTGCCATCTTTAAATTCAATTGTTGCAGTTTTATCAAATTCACTCTTATCAAAACCATGACCTTGGTTACCCGCTGGTGCAGTTACTGATTTTTCGAATTCTTTTTTCATGTCACTCAAGAAGATTAAATCTTGTGGACGTTTAGGACCTGATAATGAAGCTTCAACAGTAGCTAAATCAAGTTCTACAACATCTGTGTACTCAGGATCTTCTTTTTCTACAGTAAAGAACATGCTATTTTCTTCTAAATATGTTTTAACTAAGTCAATTTGTTCTTCAGAACGACCTGTTAAACGCATATATTTTAATGCTTCTTCATCTACTGGGAAGAAACCACAAGTAGCACCGTATTCAGGAGCCATATTAGCAATTGTTGCACGGTCAGCTAATGGTAAATGTTGTACACCTGGACCGAAGAACTCAACAAATTTGCCTACAACGCCTTTTTTACGTAACTCTTGTGTTACACGTAATGCTAAGTCCGTTGCAGTAGCACCTTGTGGTAAAGCATTTGATAGTCTAACACCAATAACTTCAGGAATTGGGAAGTATGAAGGTTGACCTAACATACCAGCTTCGGCTTCAATACCACCGACACCCCAACCTAATACGCCAAGACCGTTAATCATTGTCGTATGTGAATCGGTACCAACTAATGTATCTGGGAATGCAACAGTTTCACCATCAACTTCACGTGCATGTACAACGTTAGCTAGGTACTCTAAGTTAACTTGGTGTACGATACCCGTTGCTGGTGGAACAGCACTATAATTATTAAATGCTTTAGTTGCCCAATTTAAGAACTGGTAACGTTCATAGTTTCTTTCAAACTCTAATTTCATATTTCGTTCTAGCGCTTCTGGATTAGCATAGCTATCTACTTGTACTGAGTGGTCGATAACTAAATCAACAGGCACTTCTGGATTGATCTTATTTAAGTCGCCACCTACATCATTCATGGCTTTACGTAATGAAGCTAAGTCTACGACAGCAGGTACACCTGTGAAATCTTGTAGAATTACACGTGAAGGTTTGAAAGGAACTTCTCCTTCTGCACCTTCAGTAAAATCAGATAACGCTTTGATGTGTTCATCTGTAATTACAAAACCATCTTCTTGTCTTAAAACAGATTCTAGTAATACTCTAATTGAATATGGCAGTTTCGCTACTTTAGTTAAACCTTGTTCTTCTAAAGTGTTTAAATCATAATACGTGTATGATTTCCCATTTAAGTCAAACGATTTTTTCGCTTGCTGTTTAATATTAGAAGCCATATAAATCCCCCTTGAATTTTTTTAATATATGCCGTTAGTTAAATTGTATAATTATATGTAGTTTAAAACAACTAGATAGAGCCAGAAACATGGCTAAATTAGATTTGATTTTTCAATCAGTATACATAAGCAAAACTTATTGCTAAATGCAGGTGTAATAAGTTATTATTATCAGTTGAGAATCATTATCAGCTAATTTCATTATCCTACAAAAAAACTGAGAACCCAATTG
Protein-coding sequences here:
- the parE gene encoding DNA topoisomerase IV subunit B, producing the protein MNKKNNYSDDSIQVLEGLEAVRKRPGMYIGSTDKRGLHHLVYEVVDNSVDEVLNGFGSEIQVTINKDESITIEDNGRGMPTGIHTSGKPTVQVIFTILHAGGKFGQGGYKTSGGLHGVGASVVNALSEWLEVEIYRDGNIYTQSFAQGGKPTTGLVKHGKTKKTGTKVTFKPDPEIFKSATSFNYDVLSERLQESAFLLKRLKITLKDLRAGKEREDVFHYEDGIKEFVAYVNEGKEVLHDVADFSGEANNIEVEVAFQYNDQYSEGILSFVNNVRTKDGGTHEVGFKSAMTRVFNDYARRINELKEKDKNLDGNDIREGLTAIISIRIPEELLQFEGQTKSKLGTPEARSAVDSVVADKLPYYLEEKGQLSKSLVKKALKAQQAREAARKAREDARSGKKNKRKDTLLSGKLTPAQSKNTEKKELYLVEGDSAGGSAKLGRDRKYQAILPLRGKVINTEKARLDDIFKNEEINTIIHTIGAGVGNEFKIEDSNYNRIIIMTDADTDGAHIQVLLLTFFFKYMKPLVEAGRVFIALPPLYKLEKGKGASRKIEYAWTDEELEKLQKKLGKGFSLQRYKGLGEMNADQLWETTMNPDTRTLIRVQVEDELRSSKRVTTLMGDKVAPRREWIENHVEFGLQEEQSILDNNEIQILEQEHPNEEEIN
- a CDS encoding HesB/YadR/YfhF family protein; this encodes MEIELSNNAVSWFKEELELPEGDKVLQFFVRYGGEFQLKQGFSPAFSVDKKEDVEIGYENHYDGLDVVIAEKDLWYFEDHNLFIDVNDGIDEISYATK
- the acnA gene encoding aconitate hydratase AcnA → MASNIKQQAKKSFDLNGKSYTYYDLNTLEEQGLTKVAKLPYSIRVLLESVLRQEDGFVITDEHIKALSDFTEGAEGEVPFKPSRVILQDFTGVPAVVDLASLRKAMNDVGGDLNKINPEVPVDLVIDHSVQVDSYANPEALERNMKLEFERNYERYQFLNWATKAFNNYSAVPPATGIVHQVNLEYLANVVHAREVDGETVAFPDTLVGTDSHTTMINGLGVLGWGVGGIEAEAGMLGQPSYFPIPEVIGVRLSNALPQGATATDLALRVTQELRKKGVVGKFVEFFGPGVQHLPLADRATIANMAPEYGATCGFFPVDEEALKYMRLTGRSEEQIDLVKTYLEENSMFFTVEKEDPEYTDVVELDLATVEASLSGPKRPQDLIFLSDMKKEFEKSVTAPAGNQGHGFDKSEFDKTATIEFKDGTSTTMKTGDLAIAAITSCTNTSNPYVMLGAGLVAKKAVEKGLKVPEYVKTSLAPGSKVVTGYLRDSGLNEYLDDLGFNLVGYGCTTCIGNSGPLLEEIEKAIAEEDLLVTSVLSGNRNFEGRIHPLVKANYLASPQLVVAYALAGTVDIDLQNEPLGKGKDGEDVYLKDIWPSIKEVSDTVDTVVTPDLFKEEYETVYNNNEMWNEIDVTDQPLYDFDPESTYIQNPSFFQGLSKEPGTIDSLNNLRVMGKFGDSVTTDHISPAGAIGKDTPAGKYLIEHGVPIRQFNSYGSRRGNHEVMVRGTFANIRIKNQLAPGTEGGYTTYWPTGEQMSIFDAAMKYKENGTGLVVLAGNDYGMGSSRDWAAKGTNLLGVKTVIAQSYERIHRSNLVMMGVLPLQFQEGESADSLGIDGTEVISVDIDENVKPHDLVKVQAKKDNGEVIEFKAIARFDSNVEMDYYRHGGILQLVLRNKLAGQQ
- the menI gene encoding 1,4-dihydroxy-2-naphthoyl-CoA hydrolase MenI; translated protein: MIYSMTQIEARYSETDQMGVIYHGNYPTWFEVARTDYISKLGFSYKDMEDSGIISPVIDLDIKYIKSIFYPEKVTIKTWVERYSRLRSIYKYEIYNEAGELATTGSTALTCIKKEDFKPIRLDKYFPEWHATYSEVDKRNKAGECLEVINGL
- the plsY gene encoding glycerol-3-phosphate 1-O-acyltransferase PlsY, which gives rise to MMIVIMLILSYLIGAFPSGYVIGKLFFKKDIRQFGSGNTGATNSFRVLGKPAGFLVTFLDIFKGFIVVFFPLWLPVQAEGPITTFFTNGLIVGAFAILGHVYPVYLGFKGGKAVATSAGVILGVNPVLLLILAAIFFGILYLTKYVSLSSIIASICCVIGALLIRDYILFIVSIGVGVLLIIRHRTNIVRIFKGEEPKIKWM